The Sulfurihydrogenibium sp. region TCTAATATAGTTTTTTTGTCTTGCGTATTTTGAAATTCAAGTTGGCATTGAAGTGCTATCATTTGTTTTTACTCTCTTTTTTTATCATTTACAATTTTACACTTTTTGTTTTTATATTATCAATATACGCTTTTTTACACTTTTTTACAGAAAATAGCAACTGTTGTACACCTCCTAAAATTGTCATTGATTTAAATTATACCACTTATAAAAAGTCTTTAAGAAATATTCATTTGTTTTTAAAAATTTCTTAACAGAATTATGTAAATAATATTACGGAATAATTTTCAGAGGTAGATTACCATGGTAGAGATAAAAGGTGAGATAAATCAGGAAGTTATCAATACTTTGATAGACCTAACCAAAGCGATCATTGGAGAAAAGGCTGTAGATAATATAGTAAAATCAGTTGACGAGAAAAACAAAGAAAATGCTACTGGAAAAGATATTGTTTTTGCTTTTGCAGACGAAATTCAAAATTTATTTGGTCAAAATGGTGGATACGCAATAATCAGACAGCTTGGAAGGGAAGTTGCCAAATCTCTAATGGAAAAGCATCCAAAAGAAGAGTGGGAAGATTTACTTGAAAAATCTTTAAATGCTTTTGGTTTTGCATATAAAATAGAAAGAAATAGTAATGAAGCTTATATTTGTAATTGTGTATTTTATGAGGGGAATTTAAAACCAAGAGGACTTAAACCAATTGAGCATTGTGTATGCTGGTATGCGTGGGGATTTATAGAAGGATTTATAAGAGAGTTAGAGGAAGGGGTAAAAAGTGTTAAATGGGAAGAAAGGGATTATGAAAATAAAAGATGTAAATTTGTATTTTTGAGATAATTAAGAGAATATTTCAAAATTTTCGTATGTTTATTTTTCTGTGTCCTGAGGCTGTACGAAGGGTTCCTCTATTTTAATTTCTTGACTTAAAAAGAAAAACAGAAGATTCTTTTCTGACTGCAAAATGACAAATAAAAATCAATCCTTTCACTTATGTTTACCAAATAACTTTTTAGTTGTTACCCTAAAAGCGTAAGTCCAAAGGAACTCCTTCTTAATTCTATAAAATTTTCTCACCCAAGTTATTTTTTATTGATAAAATATAATACGATATCTAAATAGGAGGAAAAATGTTATGAATTTAACACTTGGAATTTTAAAGACCACTTCAGATTTTTCAAAAATTAATGAAGTTCTTGAGGGAATTCAGGACAACTTAGAGTATTTTAATCAAATAATCTATACAGGCAATAAAGAAGATTTAGAAAATGCAGAGTTTGATTTTGTAGCTTTAGGGCTTGATACAGATAATAAAGCAGTTTTGAGAAATAAAATAATAGATAATGCAGAAAATAAGCTAATTCTATGGATAGATAATGCGACTGTCTTAGAGTTTGACATGATACCGGAAATGATGGAAGTTTTAGAATCAAATCCGGATGTTGATATTATTTATACAAATATTGTCTATAGAGATATAGAGGGTAATGAAAGTATTAGAAAGCTGGAAGATGTGTATGGAAAAGAGAATAATTTATTAATGACTTTGAAAATAGAAGATTATATTCCTGAGTTTGGAGTAATTACAAAAAAAGATTCGTTAGAAAGACTTGGAAAATTTGATGAAAGCTTTAAAGATTATGAATTTTACAGATTTATATATGAAAATTTAAACAACTTAAAGTTAAAACTGTCAGAGTTTAACTATGTAGTAAAGTATTTATTAGAAACGTTCATAGATACTTCTTACAGAAGTAAAGCTTTAAGAGATGCATTAAAAAAATATCCTTTACAAGAATTTTTCCCAAAGCTTGGATGGAATAAGAATGAAAACCTTGCTTTAGCAGCTGCATATACGTCTGTAGGAGATGTTTTATCTGACTATTATGATTTGTACAATGCATCAGAATTTTACAGAAAAGCTGCATTAAGTTTTCATAATAAAATTACATTGTTAAAGTTAGTTCAAACGTATTTTAAAATGGGTCTTTTTGATGAGGCTAAAAAATTAGTTTCAGGGGAACAAGGATTTTCTCAAGAAGAAGTTAAAAATTTACAAGAAAATATAGGTCAAATACAAAGATTGATAGAGATGGTAGAGCAATCTATTAATGAAGGAAGTGTACAACAAATATTTAATCTAATAAACGAGATTGCTTCTGTTTACCAAGGTGCACCTTTATATAATATTCTTGGTGTTTTGGAGTACTATGCAAATAATTTAGAAAAAGCATATCGATTTTTCTATAAAGCAGCAACATTAAATCCATTGAATGAAGATATAATCCATAATCTTACAGGTTTAGCAAACCAGCTTGGTAAACAAGAAGATGTTAAGGGTTTATTTGAAAGATTATTAGGTTAATGTTTCTCCTTACAGCAAGAAAGTTAGGTTAAACTGCTTTGACTTTTTTTTGGTTTTTTGAGGAAAGTTTTGTCAGCCTGACACGTTTAGCAAATTTCTAAAATTTTTGTAAAGTTATAAAAATGTAGATATTTTACTTAGAGCAGCATATAAGCAAATATCAATATTGCAACAATACGTAAAGATAACTCCTGGATTGCCCATACAGCGAATAATCTAAGGACATAGAAACAGATGCTTTACCAGTCGCAGAATGACAGATAAGGTTATCCTTCATTTAACTCTTATCAATCAACTTTTTTGTCATCCTGGGGATGTAAAGTTCAAAGGATCTTCTTTCCAAATAATTTCTCACCCAAGGTGTTTAAGTTAAAATATATACACTATAAATCATAGCATTGGAGATAAAAATGCTGCTTAATTTCTTTTCTATAGAAGATTTTAAAGACAGTTTCCCATATGCCGCTCTTGGAGCAAGAACTTGTTATAACAGTGGAGATTTAAATTCTCTTTTAAACGACCCAAGAGTAATAGAAAAACAAAAAAGAGCAGAATTTTTATCTAAGCTTGGAAATTATAAACATTTTTCTGTTTTTGCCCATTCTTTTGTGTATAAAAAAGTAGGAGAGGAAAACGCTTTAAGGATTGGTGCTACCTATTTCAAGACACACTACAATCCAAAATATCCAGATGTGATTGGAGTTTCTTTAAGACACTACTTAGAAGAACTTTTAAAAACAGATGAAAACCAGTATCTAAAAGCCTTTGAAAAGCTTGCAGAGTACGATACACCCGTTGACCCTATAGAGATTCGTACAGAAGGTGATCTAACAGTTTCTCTTATAGGATTAAAAAAAGAGTATGACGGCTACGCCGTGTTTTTTATTGATGGAGTTAGTAGAGCTATGACCCATCAGTTAGTTCGCCATACTACACTGAACTTTTCACAAAGAAGCCAAAGATATGTAAGAGAAGATGAAAATTATACAATTATACCACCATCTATTTTAGAATCTCAAGAAGAGATAGAAGTGGATATTTCCGGAATGAATCAAACAATAGCTAAAATTTATGAAGTTTTGAAAAATCTTAAAGAAGAAATCCCGGAACCTAAATTTTTAAAATTAAAATCAAAAATTAGAGCCTATGAGCTGGCAAAACTACACGATGAACTATCACAGTATGTATATGATTTGCTTGTGTATGGGTATAAAATAAAAAGAGAAGATGCAAGATTTTTCTTGCCAACAGGAAGGAGAACAACAATCGTAGTTTCAGGAACGTTAAGTTGGATCAAAGACTTTATAGAAAAAAGAAACACACCCCATGCCCAGTGGGAAATTAGAAATGTTGCTAAATTAATGAAAGAAATCTTGGATTCCCAAGGTGTTTAATAAAAAGCTAAGGCTTTACAAAAGATTTAAAGATATAACCTTAGAGTTATCAAGGCTTGGAATATACAATATCTATGATTATTTTAAAGCACTTTTTGGCATAGAAACAGACCCATCCCTCGGACCACAAAGAATTAGAGAAACCTTAGAAAAACTTGGCCCTTCATTCATAAAGCTTGGTCAAGTGCTGAGCATAAGACCAGATATAGTCCCCCAATCTGTAATCCTTGAACTTATAAAACTTCAAGACAACGTCAAGCCTGTTGATTTTGAAATAATAAAAAACATCATTGAAAAAGAACTTAATCAAAAAATAGAAGAAGTTTTTACATACATAGACCCAAATCCTATTGGCTCTGCATCAATAGCACAAGTTTATAAAGGCATTCTAAAAACAGGCGAAACAGTAGCAATAAAAGTAAAAAGACCAAACTTAGAAGAGCTGATATCCTTAGACGCAGAAGTTTTTTACAAAGTTATATCTTTTTTAGAAAGGCATTCCAAGACTGTCAAAGACCTAAATCTAAAATCCGTCATCTATCAATATAAGTTTACAACCTTAAGAGAAGCGGATTTTGAGATAGAAGCATCTAACATACAGACATTCAGAAAAAACTTTGAAAATTTCAATGAAAAGTTCTACATACCAAAGTATTATCCTCAGTATTCAACAAAAAATATATTAGTTTTAGAATTTATAGAAGGTAAAAAGATAAATCAGATACAACTAACAACATCAGAAAAACAGGATATAGCAAAACTTATTACAGATGCTTACTATAAGATGGTTTTTTATGACGGCTTTTACCATGCAGACCCTCACCCAGGAAATCTACTAATAAAAGAAGACAAAACCTTAGTCCTTTTAGATTTTGGAATGGTAGGAACGTTATCGGAAGAGAAAAAGAGATTACTTTACGAGCATATATTTGCAGTTGTAAACAAAAACAAAACCTTAGCTATGGACTTTTACGAAGGCATGGGCATGATTAGCCCAAAAACAGACCTTGAAAAGCTTGAAAACTTAGTAGAAGTCTTTATTGACAAATACCACAACAAAACACTTCAAAACATAAATCTAAAAGATATGGTTTTAGAAATCATTGAACTTGTAAGAGAATGTAATCTTTATCTTCCTACAACCTTGGCATATCTTGGAAAGGCATCTATCGGACTTGATGGACTAATCCGATACTTAGACCCTCACTTTAACCCAACAGAAAGACTTACAAAATTCTTAACAAAATCAACAAAAGACTACATAAAAGAAAAGTTTGAAGAAGTTATAGATATAGCTAACTTTTATTACAACCTTTCATTTAAATTAGACAGAATAATAAAAACGCTTAACATTGAGAGGCTAACTTTTAGAGTAATTTTTAAAGACTTAGAAGAACTTCAAGAATTTTATAAAAATCAAATAAATAAAATTGTTTTAGCTATAATCTTTTTTGCATTTTTAGTCTCATCTGCACTTTTTC contains the following coding sequences:
- the thyX gene encoding FAD-dependent thymidylate synthase; translation: MLLNFFSIEDFKDSFPYAALGARTCYNSGDLNSLLNDPRVIEKQKRAEFLSKLGNYKHFSVFAHSFVYKKVGEENALRIGATYFKTHYNPKYPDVIGVSLRHYLEELLKTDENQYLKAFEKLAEYDTPVDPIEIRTEGDLTVSLIGLKKEYDGYAVFFIDGVSRAMTHQLVRHTTLNFSQRSQRYVREDENYTIIPPSILESQEEIEVDISGMNQTIAKIYEVLKNLKEEIPEPKFLKLKSKIRAYELAKLHDELSQYVYDLLVYGYKIKREDARFFLPTGRRTTIVVSGTLSWIKDFIEKRNTPHAQWEIRNVAKLMKEILDSQGV
- a CDS encoding AarF/UbiB family protein, which codes for MFNKKLRLYKRFKDITLELSRLGIYNIYDYFKALFGIETDPSLGPQRIRETLEKLGPSFIKLGQVLSIRPDIVPQSVILELIKLQDNVKPVDFEIIKNIIEKELNQKIEEVFTYIDPNPIGSASIAQVYKGILKTGETVAIKVKRPNLEELISLDAEVFYKVISFLERHSKTVKDLNLKSVIYQYKFTTLREADFEIEASNIQTFRKNFENFNEKFYIPKYYPQYSTKNILVLEFIEGKKINQIQLTTSEKQDIAKLITDAYYKMVFYDGFYHADPHPGNLLIKEDKTLVLLDFGMVGTLSEEKKRLLYEHIFAVVNKNKTLAMDFYEGMGMISPKTDLEKLENLVEVFIDKYHNKTLQNINLKDMVLEIIELVRECNLYLPTTLAYLGKASIGLDGLIRYLDPHFNPTERLTKFLTKSTKDYIKEKFEEVIDIANFYYNLSFKLDRIIKTLNIERLTFRVIFKDLEELQEFYKNQINKIVLAIIFFAFLVSSALFHLSNQPFMANLMLYIAVFTFVILLYKIVRQ